One stretch of Streptomyces sp. NBC_01363 DNA includes these proteins:
- a CDS encoding RlpA-like double-psi beta-barrel domain-containing protein: MRAKIAKIAAATLLAVGSAAVIVATASASEDTDIPVPASSVSGQPEEPAPSLTESPRSTLAPEPGSTTAAPPEPGSTTTPPPDQSRTTGPPPEPGQTTTPPPEQGESPEQPSQGYSGAASFFSSDGMPGACGQVIRDSEFVVALDHRMFGSGSSQSSQCGRKVVVTHNGKSITATVLDANPTSEMYGLDLTRAAYQELASLDQGTIDITWRFVE; encoded by the coding sequence TTGAGAGCAAAGATCGCCAAAATCGCGGCGGCCACACTGCTGGCCGTCGGCTCCGCTGCCGTGATCGTCGCCACCGCCTCCGCCTCGGAGGACACCGACATCCCCGTCCCGGCATCGAGCGTTTCAGGGCAACCGGAGGAACCCGCCCCCAGCCTGACCGAGTCGCCCCGTTCCACCCTCGCCCCGGAACCGGGCAGCACCACGGCAGCACCTCCGGAGCCGGGCAGCACCACAACGCCGCCCCCGGACCAGAGCAGGACAACGGGACCGCCCCCGGAACCGGGCCAGACCACGACACCGCCCCCGGAGCAGGGCGAGTCACCGGAACAGCCGTCGCAGGGCTACAGCGGAGCGGCGAGTTTCTTCAGCTCCGACGGGATGCCGGGGGCGTGCGGCCAAGTCATCAGGGACAGCGAATTCGTTGTTGCGCTCGACCACCGCATGTTCGGATCCGGGTCATCCCAGTCCTCTCAGTGCGGAAGGAAGGTCGTGGTCACGCACAACGGAAAGTCCATAACCGCGACCGTCCTTGACGCAAACCCGACTTCGGAAATGTATGGCCTCGATCTGACGCGCGCCGCGTACCAGGAGCTCGCCTCCCTCGACCAGGGGACGATCGACATCACCTGGCGATTCGTGGAGTAG
- a CDS encoding HAD family phosphatase has protein sequence MITTPELVIFDCDGVLVDSERIAVRIQVQVGAELGWPLTAEEVVEKFVGRSNKSIGALVDARLPGTSAAWQQRFEALHHDAVETELVAVEGIHEALAALTLPTCVASSGSHDKMRHTLGHTGLYAHFEGRIFSATEVARGKPAPDLFLHAARRMGVEPAACVVVEDSKYGVQAARSAGMRAFGYAGGLTPAHWLEGPDTVVFDDMRKLPTLLSGS, from the coding sequence ATGATCACCACCCCTGAACTCGTCATATTCGACTGCGACGGCGTGCTCGTCGACAGCGAACGCATCGCCGTACGCATCCAGGTCCAGGTGGGCGCCGAGCTGGGGTGGCCGCTGACGGCGGAGGAGGTCGTCGAGAAGTTCGTGGGCCGGTCGAACAAGTCCATCGGAGCCCTGGTCGACGCCCGGCTGCCCGGCACGTCCGCCGCCTGGCAGCAGCGCTTCGAGGCCCTCCACCACGACGCGGTCGAGACCGAACTCGTCGCGGTGGAGGGCATCCACGAAGCGCTGGCCGCCCTCACGCTCCCCACCTGCGTGGCCTCCAGCGGCAGCCACGACAAGATGCGCCACACCCTGGGCCACACCGGGCTCTACGCGCACTTCGAGGGACGCATCTTCAGCGCCACCGAGGTCGCACGCGGAAAGCCCGCCCCCGATCTCTTCCTTCACGCGGCCCGGCGGATGGGGGTCGAGCCCGCCGCCTGTGTGGTCGTCGAGGACAGCAAGTACGGGGTGCAGGCCGCCCGTTCAGCCGGGATGCGAGCCTTCGGCTACGCGGGCGGGCTGACCCCGGCGCACTGGCTGGAAGGCCCGGACACCGTGGTCTTCGACGACATGCGCAAGCTGCCGACGCTGCTGTCCGGGAGCTGA
- a CDS encoding helix-turn-helix domain-containing protein: MDTQQVSAPSRAPSPVRGGATPTSGVMHINSRHTSRFTVIGNHLAQHRELSLLAIGLSTYIQSLPAGARIGIKTLAERFPDSEARIAAALRELEAHGYLSRTRERLPNGRVVTRTCSYNQPSGTAQRHPAPAPKPRRQPSRPAPAPTPEPAPSPAPAKAPPPPLPQPRKELPQLIRAATALLTDLPRHAPQIHLAEKDVILLAPAAATWFERGATPAALRHALTHDLPQPLKHPAKLLRHRLTALLPPPPTPDMPAVPLQNCDRCDRAFRSPVPGDCHDCAADAAHAPFPILTG, from the coding sequence ATGGATACACAGCAGGTTAGCGCGCCCTCGCGCGCCCCGTCTCCCGTTCGCGGCGGCGCCACGCCGACGTCCGGTGTCATGCACATCAACTCCCGGCACACCAGCCGCTTCACCGTCATCGGCAACCATCTCGCCCAGCACCGCGAGCTCTCCCTGCTCGCGATCGGGCTCTCGACGTACATCCAGTCGCTTCCCGCCGGGGCGCGGATCGGCATCAAGACGCTCGCCGAACGCTTCCCCGACAGCGAGGCCCGTATCGCCGCCGCGTTACGCGAACTGGAGGCCCACGGCTACCTGAGCCGTACCCGCGAGCGGCTTCCCAACGGACGTGTCGTCACGCGCACTTGCTCCTACAACCAGCCGTCCGGCACCGCACAACGCCACCCGGCCCCGGCCCCCAAACCGCGCCGCCAGCCCAGCCGCCCAGCCCCCGCACCAACCCCCGAACCGGCACCGTCACCCGCACCCGCCAAGGCCCCGCCCCCGCCGCTCCCCCAGCCGCGCAAGGAGCTTCCCCAGCTCATCCGCGCCGCCACCGCGCTGCTCACCGATCTCCCCCGCCACGCGCCCCAGATCCACCTCGCCGAGAAGGACGTCATCCTTCTCGCCCCCGCTGCCGCCACCTGGTTCGAGCGCGGCGCCACACCCGCCGCCCTCCGGCACGCCCTCACCCACGACCTCCCCCAGCCCCTCAAGCACCCCGCCAAGCTCCTCCGGCACCGCCTCACGGCTCTTCTGCCACCCCCGCCGACCCCGGACATGCCCGCAGTCCCGCTCCAGAACTGCGACCGCTGCGACCGCGCCTTCCGCTCCCCCGTCCCGGGCGACTGCCACGACTGCGCAGCCGACGCCGCCCACGCCCCGTTTCCTATCCTGACCGGATGA
- a CDS encoding DUF397 domain-containing protein translates to MNTEQLHWFKSSYSSGEGGACIEVAYDWRKSSYSTGEGGNCVEVATCPTTIHIRDSKDTQGPHLGVAPATWSAFVTYARQG, encoded by the coding sequence ATGAACACCGAGCAACTGCACTGGTTCAAGAGCAGCTACAGCAGCGGCGAGGGCGGCGCCTGCATCGAGGTCGCCTACGACTGGCGCAAGAGCAGCTACAGCACCGGCGAGGGGGGCAACTGCGTCGAGGTCGCGACCTGCCCCACCACCATCCACATCCGCGACTCCAAGGACACCCAGGGCCCCCACCTCGGCGTAGCCCCCGCCACCTGGTCCGCCTTCGTCACGTACGCCCGTCAGGGCTGA
- a CDS encoding helix-turn-helix transcriptional regulator — protein MANAEREERPERPAESDGTAHLFKALGKQIKVLRERAGLSQKDLGLAAHCGEDLISAMERGVRTPQPEFLIRVDPLLGGCGVLCAAVDEVREALARARTRHPDWFRNYARVEAEALALHDYSNQAVPGLLQTEEYARSIFTQRQPFLDEETIEKRVADRLDRQRIFERWPAPTMTYVLEEVVLQRPIGGRAAHGRQLRQLLRIGQMRTVTLQVMPTNREEHPSLDVSFIMLTPKGRQQVAYTEAYGHPRLITDPDEVRVFSERYGIIRSQALTPRESLMLIEKMLGEL, from the coding sequence ATGGCGAACGCGGAACGCGAAGAAAGGCCGGAGCGGCCGGCCGAATCGGATGGAACGGCGCACCTCTTCAAAGCACTGGGCAAACAGATCAAGGTGCTGCGCGAACGCGCGGGCCTGAGCCAGAAGGACCTGGGTCTCGCGGCCCACTGCGGGGAAGACCTGATCTCGGCGATGGAGCGGGGCGTACGTACGCCGCAGCCGGAGTTCCTGATTCGCGTGGACCCACTCCTCGGCGGGTGCGGGGTGCTGTGTGCCGCCGTCGACGAGGTACGGGAGGCGCTGGCGCGGGCGCGGACCCGTCATCCGGACTGGTTTCGGAACTACGCGCGGGTGGAGGCGGAGGCGCTTGCGCTGCACGACTACAGCAACCAGGCGGTTCCGGGGCTGCTCCAGACCGAGGAGTACGCGCGCTCCATCTTCACTCAACGTCAGCCTTTCCTGGATGAGGAGACGATCGAGAAGCGAGTCGCCGACCGGCTGGACCGCCAGCGGATCTTCGAGCGCTGGCCAGCGCCGACGATGACATACGTGCTGGAGGAGGTTGTTCTGCAACGCCCGATCGGCGGGAGAGCGGCCCATGGCCGCCAGTTGCGGCAGCTGCTGCGCATTGGACAGATGCGCACGGTGACTCTCCAGGTCATGCCGACCAACCGCGAGGAGCACCCCAGCCTGGACGTCTCGTTCATCATGCTCACCCCCAAGGGGCGCCAGCAGGTCGCGTACACGGAGGCGTACGGTCATCCACGCTTGATCACCGACCCGGACGAGGTCCGCGTGTTCAGCGAACGCTATGGGATCATCCGGTCGCAGGCTCTCACCCCGAGGGAGTCCCTGATGCTGATCGAGAAGATGCTGGGAGAGCTATGA
- a CDS encoding ATP-binding protein, which translates to MNAEITLAGAEFAQRFSATRRGARLARRLAVHQLDTWGVPYGSELSEDAAVIVSELAANAVLHGLVPGRDFELRLVVLAGTLRIEVSDARGEREPEVRPFCPGAESGFGLHLVGALATSWGVKDRDVGKTVWAELATAP; encoded by the coding sequence ATGAACGCCGAAATCACCCTTGCGGGCGCCGAGTTCGCCCAACGCTTCAGCGCCACCCGTCGGGGCGCCCGGCTCGCCCGCCGGCTTGCTGTGCACCAACTCGACACGTGGGGCGTGCCGTACGGGAGCGAGCTCTCCGAGGACGCCGCCGTGATCGTGTCCGAGCTGGCGGCCAATGCGGTGCTGCACGGGCTGGTGCCGGGGCGGGACTTCGAGCTCCGGCTCGTCGTTCTCGCGGGCACGCTCCGTATCGAGGTGTCGGATGCGAGAGGGGAACGGGAGCCGGAGGTGAGGCCCTTCTGCCCCGGCGCGGAATCGGGGTTCGGCCTGCACCTGGTCGGGGCGCTGGCGACCTCGTGGGGCGTGAAGGACCGGGACGTGGGCAAGACGGTGTGGGCAGAACTGGCCACGGCGCCGTGA
- a CDS encoding type II toxin-antitoxin system RelE/ParE family toxin yields MELPWRIEIEPEVRQWLALLADAQYDKAERAADMLATKPTTLGEPYSRHLGGKVRELRFSMDGSAVRITYWLAPERRIVLLTVFRKTKQRETAEVERAQPAQKVCEADHGAAAHTYDRSEEA; encoded by the coding sequence GTGGAATTACCTTGGCGAATCGAGATCGAGCCCGAGGTTCGGCAGTGGCTGGCGCTGCTCGCTGATGCTCAGTACGACAAGGCTGAACGGGCAGCTGACATGCTCGCGACGAAGCCCACAACTCTGGGCGAGCCCTATTCCAGGCACCTTGGTGGCAAGGTGCGTGAGTTGCGCTTCAGCATGGACGGCAGCGCGGTGCGCATCACCTACTGGCTCGCCCCTGAGAGGCGAATCGTGCTGCTGACGGTGTTCCGGAAGACCAAACAGCGTGAGACTGCTGAGGTCGAGCGTGCTCAGCCGGCCCAGAAGGTGTGCGAGGCAGATCATGGTGCAGCCGCGCACACATACGACCGGAGCGAGGAGGCATAG
- a CDS encoding helix-turn-helix domain-containing protein encodes MDHSQWKTRQTRKLLGETAEESSAYIEAGYAFALGQAVYDRRTEIGLSQTELARRAGMTQPQISNIEGGDSIPTLALLTRLAKALDASLTIDLDGDTSAFSFTAHEHGDPGGIGAGGHSSAA; translated from the coding sequence GTGGATCACTCCCAGTGGAAGACACGGCAGACCAGAAAGCTTCTGGGGGAGACAGCCGAGGAGTCGTCCGCCTACATCGAGGCCGGGTACGCCTTCGCGCTGGGGCAAGCTGTCTACGACCGGCGGACCGAAATCGGGCTGTCGCAGACCGAGCTGGCCCGTCGCGCAGGGATGACGCAGCCGCAGATCTCCAACATCGAGGGCGGCGACTCCATTCCGACCCTGGCCCTCCTGACGCGCCTGGCCAAGGCCTTGGATGCTTCGCTCACCATTGATCTGGACGGCGACACCTCGGCGTTCTCCTTCACCGCGCACGAACACGGCGACCCTGGTGGGATCGGAGCGGGCGGACATTCGTCGGCCGCCTGA